A region from the Halosolutus gelatinilyticus genome encodes:
- a CDS encoding CopG family ribbon-helix-helix protein, with translation MRTSLAIPDEMLAEFDRTWQAEGLNSRSRALREAIQEYVESHHRLERAHGTVAATVVFDYVHEEIIEDLHEIQHEFQSAIDTTCHVHHGEWCLEAIFCHGPAAEVRSLVYRLKDFDAVGRVSVTLLRDGQSP, from the coding sequence ATGCGAACCAGCCTCGCGATTCCCGACGAGATGCTCGCCGAATTCGACCGAACCTGGCAGGCGGAGGGCCTGAACTCGCGTTCGCGAGCCCTCCGCGAAGCCATTCAGGAGTACGTCGAATCCCACCACCGGCTGGAGCGGGCGCACGGGACGGTCGCCGCGACCGTCGTCTTCGACTACGTCCACGAGGAGATCATCGAGGATCTCCACGAGATCCAACACGAGTTCCAGTCCGCGATCGATACCACTTGTCACGTCCACCACGGCGAGTGGTGTCTCGAAGCGATCTTCTGTCACGGACCAGCGGCCGAAGTCCGGTCGCTCGTCTACCGGCTGAAGGACTTCGACGCCGTCGGCCGCGTGTCGGTGACGTTGCTTCGCGACGGCCAGTCGCCCTGA
- a CDS encoding metal-dependent hydrolase, with amino-acid sequence MYQLGHYGAALLTYAPLGAVVAISGHEAVAIVGALLCVGLSTLPDCDHRLPVIEHRGPTHTVLFALLVGVALAAGAAALVEASSPFADVGFVAFAFVVGALSIGSHLLADALTPMGIRPFWPFSRRRYTLDLTPAANPIANYVLLVLGIAAAATAAMIVAMLG; translated from the coding sequence ATGTATCAGTTGGGGCACTACGGTGCTGCGCTGCTCACCTACGCCCCGCTCGGTGCCGTCGTCGCCATCTCCGGACACGAAGCGGTGGCGATCGTCGGCGCGCTGCTCTGCGTCGGCCTGTCGACGCTCCCGGACTGCGATCACCGGCTCCCGGTAATCGAGCACCGCGGGCCGACGCACACGGTCCTGTTCGCGCTGCTGGTCGGTGTCGCGCTCGCGGCGGGAGCCGCCGCGCTGGTCGAGGCATCGTCGCCGTTCGCCGACGTCGGCTTCGTGGCGTTCGCGTTCGTCGTCGGCGCGCTCTCGATCGGCTCGCACCTGCTCGCGGACGCGCTGACGCCGATGGGAATCCGCCCGTTCTGGCCGTTCTCGCGCCGCCGGTACACGCTCGATCTGACGCCGGCCGCGAACCCGATCGCGAACTACGTCCTGCTCGTGCTCGGCATCGCCGCCGCGGCGACGGCGGCGATGATCGTCGCGATGCTCGGCTGA
- a CDS encoding COX15/CtaA family protein, producing the protein MSTQNTTARLDARSLIDRFGFPHLLATTLALVAATILLGVATKATGSGLACEANWPQCDAGPYNLLPASVPSFYEWIHRFVAMFAGFAIIGSAIAAWRSPEVDRRVASLVVLGMVLTPVQVVLGRETVLQYQMDILSLHFWTAVLIFTLFVVATVLVWEPRLSTTHVVAAIGIGIVALPIHVALSPVVGIEITNDPSTEQLIQYAITLALFGSAIVATIVGRNRFAGRPAATTLLAAPPLAVAVLYFGRQATNPTLEVPYLAATVALLAVFLAGGWFVRAASGSRGSAGPLSR; encoded by the coding sequence GTGTCGACCCAGAACACCACCGCTCGTCTGGACGCTCGATCGCTCATCGATCGGTTCGGCTTTCCCCACCTGCTCGCGACGACGCTCGCGCTGGTTGCGGCGACGATCCTCCTCGGAGTGGCCACGAAGGCCACCGGCTCGGGGCTGGCCTGCGAGGCCAATTGGCCCCAGTGCGACGCCGGGCCGTACAACCTGCTCCCGGCGTCGGTTCCGAGTTTCTACGAGTGGATCCACCGCTTCGTCGCCATGTTCGCCGGCTTCGCCATCATCGGGTCGGCGATCGCGGCGTGGCGATCGCCCGAGGTCGATCGGCGCGTCGCGTCGCTCGTCGTCCTCGGGATGGTGCTGACGCCGGTTCAGGTCGTCCTGGGCCGCGAGACCGTCCTCCAGTACCAGATGGACATCCTGTCGCTGCACTTCTGGACGGCCGTGCTCATCTTCACGCTGTTCGTCGTCGCCACGGTGCTGGTCTGGGAACCGCGGCTGAGTACGACCCACGTCGTCGCCGCGATCGGAATCGGGATCGTCGCGCTGCCGATACACGTCGCGCTCAGCCCGGTCGTCGGGATCGAAATTACGAACGACCCGTCGACGGAACAGCTCATCCAGTACGCCATCACGCTCGCGCTGTTCGGATCGGCGATCGTCGCCACGATCGTCGGTCGGAACCGGTTTGCGGGCCGGCCGGCCGCGACGACCCTCCTCGCCGCGCCGCCGCTCGCGGTCGCCGTCCTCTACTTCGGGCGACAAGCCACCAACCCGACGCTCGAAGTACCGTACCTGGCCGCCACGGTCGCCCTTCTCGCGGTCTTCCTCGCCGGCGGCTGGTTCGTCCGGGCCGCCTCCGGCTCGCGCGGGTCGGCCGGCCCGCTGTCGCGGTAG
- a CDS encoding M24 family metallopeptidase yields the protein MDKRARLAAYLDAQDLDSIWFARPNSFAWLTGGSNVIDRETDAGVAAVGYDGNGVTLVTNNIEADRIVAEELPDLDDPTVERFPWHAASLGEAIATAVGADERAAADIEIPGFDRVDPTALRQPLTERDRARYRELGRDTAAAVESVCRELQPGDTEHEVASALRVALSARGIEAPVVLVGGEKRAQQYRHYTPTDAELGGYCLVSTTAQRHGLHASCTRAVAFDPPSWLEERHAIAARVETTAIAATRHVSAADGVAGDVFGAVQDAYDALGYDGEWEHHHQGGAAGFSGREWIAKPDTEAPVETPMAYAWNPTVQGAKSEDTVLVTDDEVEAVTTTGRWPTIAAESVAGIEAVGRSLELERPAVLGLEN from the coding sequence ATGGACAAACGAGCGCGACTCGCAGCGTATCTCGACGCGCAGGATCTCGATTCGATCTGGTTCGCGCGACCGAACTCGTTCGCGTGGCTCACCGGCGGCAGCAACGTCATCGATCGCGAGACGGACGCCGGCGTCGCGGCCGTCGGGTACGACGGGAACGGCGTTACCCTCGTGACGAACAACATCGAAGCCGATCGGATCGTCGCCGAAGAACTGCCGGACCTCGACGACCCGACGGTCGAGCGGTTCCCGTGGCACGCCGCGTCGCTCGGCGAGGCGATCGCAACCGCGGTCGGCGCGGACGAGCGAGCCGCTGCGGACATCGAGATTCCGGGCTTCGATCGGGTCGATCCGACCGCGCTTCGCCAGCCGCTGACCGAGCGCGATCGAGCGCGGTATCGCGAGCTCGGCCGCGATACCGCCGCGGCCGTCGAGTCGGTCTGCCGGGAGCTCCAGCCCGGCGACACGGAACACGAGGTCGCGTCGGCCCTGCGGGTCGCCCTCTCGGCTCGCGGCATCGAGGCGCCCGTCGTGCTCGTCGGTGGCGAAAAGCGCGCCCAGCAGTACCGCCACTATACGCCGACCGACGCCGAACTCGGCGGCTACTGTCTCGTCTCGACCACCGCCCAACGACACGGCCTCCACGCGAGTTGCACGCGGGCCGTCGCCTTCGATCCGCCGTCGTGGCTCGAGGAGCGTCACGCGATCGCCGCCCGCGTCGAGACGACGGCGATCGCCGCAACCCGACACGTCTCCGCGGCCGACGGGGTCGCGGGCGACGTCTTCGGCGCCGTTCAGGACGCCTACGACGCACTCGGCTACGACGGCGAGTGGGAGCACCACCACCAGGGCGGCGCCGCCGGCTTCTCGGGCCGGGAGTGGATCGCGAAGCCGGACACCGAGGCGCCGGTCGAGACGCCGATGGCTTACGCGTGGAATCCGACGGTTCAGGGGGCGAAAAGCGAAGATACGGTGCTCGTGACCGATGACGAGGTGGAAGCGGTGACGACGACGGGACGCTGGCCGACGATCGCCGCCGAGAGCGTCGCGGGTATCGAGGCCGTCGGTCGATCGCTGGAACTCGAGCGGCCGGCGGTGCTCGGCCTGGAGAACTGA
- a CDS encoding helix-turn-helix domain-containing protein, whose protein sequence is MTPDDSDEERLGDGIGEDDGDDPTIVDGSTDDAAGDGDGVRTQAVEEVDQRIVDLLSWILDTETRAKIYVYLLANPGSTSEEVAQGTGLYPSTVREALAELHEEERVTREKRANEGAGNNPYEYRAIQPSELVGGVVDQVQQELNTIFTLDRVLDREDEAEPDLEEDVEPVTITVDDTAPTIDGGTDESDGTGPSTETVEFDDEVDVETIDADDSDARDGSDPEPDE, encoded by the coding sequence ATGACTCCCGACGATAGTGACGAGGAGCGACTCGGCGACGGGATCGGGGAGGACGACGGCGACGACCCGACGATCGTCGACGGGTCGACCGACGACGCTGCCGGCGACGGCGACGGGGTTCGAACGCAGGCGGTCGAGGAGGTCGACCAGCGGATCGTCGATCTGCTCTCGTGGATCCTCGACACGGAGACGCGGGCGAAGATCTACGTCTACCTGCTGGCGAACCCGGGGAGCACCTCCGAGGAGGTCGCGCAAGGGACGGGGCTCTACCCGAGCACCGTCCGCGAAGCGCTGGCCGAACTCCACGAGGAGGAGCGCGTCACCCGGGAGAAGCGGGCCAACGAGGGCGCCGGGAACAACCCCTACGAGTACCGGGCGATCCAGCCCAGCGAACTCGTCGGCGGCGTCGTCGATCAGGTCCAGCAGGAACTGAACACGATCTTCACGCTCGATCGAGTCCTCGACCGCGAGGACGAGGCCGAACCGGACCTCGAAGAGGACGTCGAGCCAGTGACGATCACCGTCGACGATACCGCCCCGACGATCGACGGCGGCACGGACGAATCCGACGGAACTGGGCCATCCACCGAGACAGTCGAGTTCGACGACGAAGTCGACGTCGAGACGATCGACGCGGACGATTCCGACGCCCGCGACGGAAGCGATCCTGAGCCCGACGAGTAA
- a CDS encoding glutamate--cysteine ligase: MERGSRDSFTRMGTLGIEEECFVVDERGRPTSGTDELVYEHDPPEILEGRLDHELFKFVIETQTPLIEDPTDAREALLSVREALVGHAERYGFRIAAAGLHPLATWRELEHAEKPRYRSQLDRIQYPQHRNTTAGVHVHVGVDDADKAVWIANELRWYVPIVLALSTNSPYWNGFDTGLESARAKIFEALPNTGMPTYFEDFEAFDRFERRMLETDSINDRGELWYDVRPHTAHGTVELRTPDGQADPDVVLAFVEYARALVEALAEEYEDGTSGHCHRRELLDENKWRAIRHGHEASFIDRDLDGTVGLGELVDRECERLEIDGIRRVYDRESGASRQRRLLEERGPDALCESLVLQTE; this comes from the coding sequence ATGGAACGGGGCTCGCGGGACTCGTTTACGCGTATGGGCACGCTGGGCATCGAAGAGGAGTGTTTCGTCGTCGACGAGCGCGGTCGACCCACGAGCGGCACCGACGAACTCGTCTACGAACACGACCCGCCCGAGATTCTCGAGGGACGGCTCGATCACGAGTTGTTCAAGTTCGTCATCGAAACCCAGACGCCCCTGATCGAGGACCCCACCGACGCCCGCGAGGCGCTGCTCTCGGTCCGCGAGGCGCTCGTCGGCCACGCCGAGCGCTACGGGTTCCGGATCGCGGCAGCGGGGCTGCACCCGCTGGCGACGTGGCGCGAACTTGAACACGCCGAAAAACCCCGCTACCGATCGCAACTCGATCGAATCCAGTACCCGCAACACCGCAACACCACCGCGGGGGTCCACGTCCACGTCGGCGTCGACGACGCCGACAAGGCGGTCTGGATCGCCAACGAGCTTCGGTGGTACGTCCCGATCGTGCTCGCGCTCTCCACCAACTCGCCGTACTGGAACGGGTTCGACACCGGCCTGGAATCCGCCCGCGCGAAGATCTTCGAGGCGCTGCCGAACACCGGGATGCCGACCTACTTCGAGGACTTCGAGGCGTTCGATCGGTTCGAACGGCGGATGCTCGAAACCGACTCGATCAACGACCGCGGCGAACTCTGGTACGACGTTCGCCCGCACACGGCCCACGGGACCGTCGAACTGCGAACCCCCGACGGGCAGGCCGACCCGGACGTCGTGCTCGCGTTCGTCGAGTACGCCCGCGCGCTGGTCGAGGCGCTGGCCGAGGAGTACGAGGACGGCACGAGCGGTCACTGCCACCGCCGGGAACTGCTCGACGAGAACAAGTGGCGGGCGATCCGCCACGGCCACGAGGCGTCGTTCATCGATCGCGACCTCGACGGCACCGTCGGCCTCGGCGAACTCGTCGATCGCGAGTGCGAACGCCTGGAAATCGACGGGATTCGGCGCGTCTACGATCGGGAGAGCGGCGCGAGCAGGCAGCGACGGCTGCTCGAGGAACGGGGACCGGACGCGCTCTGCGAGTCGCTGGTTTTGCAGACGGAATAG
- a CDS encoding ABC transporter permease, giving the protein MSARDYANGIPVRLGAIAIVVGLASALVLQSDVDLGRLVTIGFVNRSLEMAAPIALAAIGGLYAEKSGVFNIGLEGFMIIGALTTAAAMYAVGGSSPAQRHVWIAILVAVVVGLVLTMLFAVLLIRYEADQIVAGLAVWFVALGFAPFVAILVWDDRNYSGLASVDTLTIPYLADLPGVGPILFDQSPLVLLTAVFAVVAWVVLYRTRYGYWIQAAGENPEALDTAGVDVIRVRYAAVLFSGAMAALGGAVLLAHLGTFNGGGDTLTDGRGWIAIVAYLFGNYNPIGAAAAALLFAALDQLNVQFQTAGIGVPGKLVNLLPYAAVIVVLTAWGRTKMPASVGDPYESEE; this is encoded by the coding sequence ACGTCGACCTGGGTCGGCTCGTCACGATCGGCTTCGTGAACCGATCGCTCGAGATGGCGGCCCCGATCGCGCTCGCGGCGATCGGCGGCCTGTACGCCGAGAAGAGCGGCGTGTTCAACATCGGCCTCGAGGGGTTCATGATAATCGGGGCGCTGACGACTGCCGCCGCGATGTACGCCGTCGGCGGATCGTCGCCCGCCCAGCGCCACGTCTGGATCGCGATACTCGTCGCGGTCGTCGTCGGCCTCGTTCTGACCATGCTCTTTGCCGTCTTGCTGATCCGGTACGAGGCGGATCAGATCGTGGCGGGACTCGCTGTCTGGTTCGTCGCCCTGGGATTTGCCCCCTTCGTCGCGATCCTCGTCTGGGACGACAGAAACTACAGCGGCCTCGCGAGCGTCGACACGCTCACGATTCCGTACCTCGCCGACCTCCCCGGGGTCGGTCCGATCCTCTTCGATCAGTCGCCGCTGGTGTTGCTCACCGCGGTGTTCGCGGTCGTCGCCTGGGTGGTCCTCTACCGGACCCGCTACGGCTACTGGATCCAGGCGGCCGGGGAAAACCCGGAGGCGCTGGACACCGCCGGCGTCGACGTCATCCGCGTTCGCTACGCCGCGGTGCTCTTCTCCGGCGCGATGGCGGCGCTCGGCGGGGCAGTCCTCCTCGCGCACCTCGGCACCTTCAACGGCGGCGGCGATACGCTGACCGACGGCCGCGGCTGGATCGCCATCGTCGCCTATCTCTTCGGCAACTACAACCCGATCGGCGCCGCCGCCGCGGCGCTGCTGTTCGCGGCGCTCGACCAGCTGAACGTCCAGTTTCAGACGGCTGGGATCGGCGTCCCCGGGAAACTAGTCAACCTGTTGCCCTACGCCGCCGTGATCGTCGTGCTCACCGCGTGGGGCAGGACGAAGATGCCGGCGTCGGTCGGCGACCCCTACGAGAGCGAGGAGTGA